The following are encoded together in the Rhizophagus irregularis chromosome 21, complete sequence genome:
- a CDS encoding uncharacterized protein (SECRETED:cutsite_IQT-SK; SECRETED:prob_0.5335); SECRETED:SignalP(1-29), protein MSVIFRNNTSLIIFIALVVILISCPPIQTSKDDPFQDVKAIGVYANGTMLFEVKDSLRLIYPNGTPHSIPKIHCKQCHYHLLNSSYVIIEKLEKHNHYLSIWKGNKILKSFKYDKLNIGEKNDRFLIMRHNKFTEYRIDHDDGIVDITKSLHFNNFNKRHKEHKEHKEHKEHKEHKEHKEHIITKIFSLDDAWGIISLVKTKSFFSIIKTESKSETLTTKELEDFAGPSKCITKNKNNDIQYYCLYRTHNNSLKLVNINNLTVSSNDNTFNLTSIDLFQDNISFETKTLIHIMPNVGFLVKATAKLNPKYYIFNIFEIDYLDPNNAFGEWIIDKNDNDLIDDIFIFPNNTVIQIRMNGTYAWNNLSSIIPTNNPYKNTHIKSVYPSNNVNIGTTTLNITFLNAIALIQTTANISIYYETGINNSTLRHKFLCVKPHCIISDNSLSLTADIPEFTFNMPNAIYYVEIDDGFVKYKHDNITIPGIKEKNWNITTLSTESKCSNKDDNFKLGKLRFNSNGTEEFRKLPDADKKIFSEQMRIELANSIPVDDSRIEINDNKYEFDMVSSVNLYFSIQINPPNEDSFNKKCSEEVFDDLNSLIKTSKNFTTILDLNNHNNHTENIDKDYGFQEASSTFEKLIASFKNFIANRQYLIVIIVCLILTMLYFYGRYKNKKGTNIIVFKVALIIIDLINDIKFIIKLKTISSDLFIPSVLFLLFPFILNVFFAIAIFKFEIQNSINSEWFKNYIKPVAIATILSSGDIELLHIFDSNFGGFKIFSVKFSSETLNLIFWGGFSNIILENLPQLVIQILYATIKSSSGISDVSSLFTLIISIIVFLVSVIECSYHILMNNKNGNHVGIQSDYIVERDIKH, encoded by the exons atGAGTGTAATTTTTCGAAACAAtacttcattaataatatttatagctCTCGTCGTAATATTGATTTCATGTCCGCCTATTCAAACTAGTAAAGATGATCCTTTTCAGGATGTTAAGGCTATAGGCGTTTATGCTAATGGAACAATGTTATTTGAAGTAAAAGATAGTCTTCGTTTAATTTATCCGAATGGAACCCCGCACTCTATTCCCAAAATTCACTGTAAACAATGTCATTATCATCTATTAAATTCAAGTTATGTAATTATAGAGAAACTAGAGAAacataatcattatttaagtatttggaaggggaacaaaattttaaaaagttttaagtatGATAAGTTAAATATTGGTGAGAAAAATGATAGATTTCTTATTATGagacataataaatttactgaatATCGTATCGACCATGATGATGGAATAGTAGATATAACAAAAAGTTTacatttcaataatttcaataagaGACATAAAGAACATAAAGAACATAAAGAACATAAAGAACATAAAGAACATAAAGAACATAAAGAacatattattactaaaatctTTTCATTGGATGATGCATGGGGAATTATATCTTTGGTAAAAACGAAATCCTTTTTTTCAATCATTAAAACTGAATCCAAAAGTGAAACTCTGACGACCAAAGAATTGGAAGATTTTGCCGGTCCCTCTAAAtgtattactaaaaataaaaataatgatattcaGTATTATTGCTTATATAGAACAcataataatagtttaaaactggttaatataaacaatttaacGGTATCTTCAAACGATAATACGTTTAATTTAACATCAATTGATTTATTCCAAGATAATATTAGTTTTGAAACTAAAACTTTAATTCATATTATGCCAAATGTTGGCTTCTTAGTAAAAGCTACAGCAAAATTAAACCcaaagtattatatatttaatatttttgaaatcgATTATTTGGATCCAAATAATGCTTTTGGAGAATGgataatagataaaaatgataatgatttaattgatGACATTTTTATCTTTCCAAATAACACAGTTATTCAAATAAGAATGAATGGAACGTACGCATGGAATAATTTATCTTCAATAATACCTACAA ataatccATACAAAAACACTCATATTAAGAGTGTGTATCCAtcaaataatgttaatattgGTACAACCACATTAAATATAACATTCCTCAACGCTATTGCTTTAATACAAACTACTGCTAATATTTCAATCTATTATGAAACCGGGATAAACAATAGTACTTTACGTCATAAGTTTTTATGTGTGAAACCACATTGTATAATAAGTGATAATTCGCTTTCGCTTACAGCTGATATACCAGAATTTACTTTCAACATGCCCAATGCAATTTATTATGTTGAAATCGATGATGGTTTTGTCAAATATAAACATGATAATATAACAATTCCTGgtataaaagagaaaaattggAATATAACAACTCTGTCAACAg aatctAAATGCTCAAACAAAGATGATA ATTTTAAACTTGGTAAATTACGTTTTAATTCCAATGGTACTGAGGAATTTCGAAAATTGCCAGAtgcagataaaaaaattttttctgagCAAATGAGAATTGAACTTGCGAATAGTATTCCAGTTGATGATTCAAGAATTGAGATAAacgataataaatatgaatttgaCATGGTTTCAAGtgtaaatttgtatttttctaTTCAGATTAATCCTCCAAACGAagatagttttaataaaaaatgttcagAAGAAGTTTTTGAcgatttaaattctttaattaaaactagtaaaaattttacaacaattcttgatttaaataatcataataatcatacagaaaatattgataaagatTATGGATTTCAAGAAGCAA GTAGCACATTTGAGAAACTTATAGCTAGTTTTAAAAACTTCATAGCGAATCGTCagtatttaatagtaataatagtttGCTTAATTCTAAcaatgttatatttttatggaAGATACAAGAATAAAAAG ggaacaaatataattgtatttaaagttgcattaattattattgatcttataaatgatataaaatttattattaaacttaaaaCCATTTCATCGGATCTTTTTATTCCGAG tgttttgtttttattatttccttttattttgaatGTATTTTTTGCCATTGCAATATTCAAATTTGAAATACAAAACTCTATAAATTCTGAATGGttcaaaaattacataaaaccAGTTGCAATTGCGACAATTTTAAGTTCAGGAGATATTGAATTACTTCATatatttgattcaaattttggtggatttaaaattttttcagtaaaattttcttcagaaacattaaatttaatattctgGGGAGGATTTTCGAATATTATTCTGGAAAATTTACCTCAATTAGTAATTCAG ATTCTTTATGCTACTATTAAATCTTCCTCTGGTATAAGTGACGTCAGctcattatttacattaattatcAGTATTATTGTTTTTCTGGTTAGTGTAATTGAGTGTAGTTATCATATACTCATGAATAATAAGAATGGCAACCATGTTGGAATTCAATCTGATTATATTGTAGAAAGAGATATAAAAcattaa